The following are from one region of the Bactrocera oleae isolate idBacOlea1 chromosome 6, idBacOlea1, whole genome shotgun sequence genome:
- the LOC106619543 gene encoding ankyrin repeat and MYND domain-containing protein 2 translates to MMEPKNENKLDEVQRQIFDRIAKNDVNGFKQLITQLKAGVDFVDEDGMTPLQHACCKGNKEAVQILLDMGADIHFNKHGADYTPLHFAALSGNTEVCRLILDAGINPNSLNSVSRTASQMAAFVGNHSCVETINNYVPRKTLEYYTRVQGQQIEPLIPPGMMDLFHQFVIEINLHPVRIALNLQSLGLLKNLHSLKKALEYMCEKEMKKTNNVNELMAFKFHYFGWIVSELMRCEEQCKAQRKEKLYEVDAGKHDFVELFIKRVLKENKIGQLDYIEFTLRDCVREFPFRDCTVFRLVVSELAAKDPQPALMVFRNAINGHRGFADDTSYCSSCGNEKPDKKCSKCKQVKYCDRECQRLHWFMHKKTCARPTSNATASTSTSSAKEPIDAAELHEELSKITTS, encoded by the exons ATGATGGAaccaaaaaacgaaaacaaattaGACGAAGTGCAGAGACAGATATTTGATCGCATTGCCAAAAACGATGTAAATGGCTTTAAGCAGCTGATAACCCAACTAAAGGCGGGTGTCGATTTCGTAGATGAGGATGGGATGACTCCGCTTCAACATGCTTGTTGCAAGGGTAATAAAGAAGCAGTACAAATTTTATTAGATATG ggtGCTGATATACATTTCAATAAACATGGCGCTGATTATACTCCGTTGCACTTTGCAGCTTTGTCAGGCAACACAGAAGTGTGTAGGCTTATTCTAGATGCTGGTATAAATCCAAATAGTTTGAATAGTGTTTCACGAACAGCATCACAGATGGCAGCTTTTGTTGGTAATCACTCCTGCGTGGAAACGATCAATAACTATGTTCCCCGCAAAACATTGGAGTACTATACACGGGTACAGGGTCAACAAATAGAACCACTGATACCTCCGGGAATGATGGATTTGTTTCATCAATTTGTTATAGAAATTAATTTGCACCCTGTGCGCATTGCACTAAATTTACAATCCTTaggattgttaaaaaatttgcacAGTTTGAAGAAAGCTTTGGAGTATATGTGTGAAAAGGAAATGAAGAAGACCAATAATGTTAATGAACTCATGGCTTTCAAGTTTCACTACTTTGGTTGGATTGTGTCGGAATTAATGCGTTGCGAGGAACAGTGTAAAGCCCAACGTAAGGAAAAGTTGTATGAAGTTGATGCAGGAAAGCACGATTTTGTGGAGTTATTTATAAAGCGTGtcttaaaagaaaacaaaatcgGTCAGCTGGATTACATAGAATTTACGCTACGCGATTGCGTGCGTGAGTTCCCTTTCAGAGATTGCACTGTGTTTCGTCTAGTTGTTTCCGAACTAGCCGCTAAAGACCCGCAACCTGCTCTAATGGTCTTTCGTAATGCTATTAACGGTCATCGTGGTTTTGcg GATGATACATCATATTGCAGTTCTTGTGGTAATGAAAAACCAGACAAAAAGTGctcaaaatgtaaacaagtaaAATATTGTGATCGTGAATGTCAACGTTTGCATTGGTTTATGCACAAAAAGACTTGCGCCAGGCCTACCTCGAACGCTACGGCTTCGACCAGCACTTCATCCGCTAAGGAGCCAATAGATGCAGCTGAACTACATGAGGAACTTTCCAAAATTACTACTAGCTAA